The stretch of DNA GCAGATCTTTGGACATCGAGAGGCCTACTTACACTAATCTCAATAGACTTGTCTCCCAGGTATTGGagttgttttctttgttctcaTATCCGTCTTAGATCCTTGTATAGCAAAAGCATATCCtgattttatttctctctttgttttctGTCAGGTCATTTCATCACTGACTGCATCTCTCCGATTCGATGGAGCCCTGAATGTGGATGTGAACGAGTTCCAGACCAATTTGGTCCCGTATCCGAGAATCCACTTCATGCTTTCCTCTTACGCCCCCGTGATCTCCGCCGAGAAGGCCTACCACGAGCAACTCTCTGTTGCGGAGATCACCAACAGCGCCTTCGAACCGGCGTCCATGATGGTGAAATGCGATCCTCGGCATGGCAAGTACATGGCTTGCTGCCTGATGTACCGTGGCGACGTGGTGCCCAAGGATGTGAACGCGGCCGTGGCCACAATCAAGACCAAGCGGACCATCCAGTTCGTTGACTGGTGCCCAACCGGGTTCAAGTGCGGGATCAACTATCAGCCGCCCACTGTGGTTCCTGGCGGCGACTTGGCCAAGGTCCAGAGAGCTGTCTGCATGATTTCGAACTCCACCAGTGTTGCGGAGGTGTTCTCGAGGATTGATCACAAGTTTGATTTGATGTATGCAAAGAGGGCTTTCGTGCATTGGTATGTGGGCGAGGGTATGGAAGAAGGAGAGTTCTCCGAAGCGAGAGAGGATTTGGCTGCTCTGGAGAAGGACTACGAGGAAGTTGGGGCGGAGTCTGGTGAAGGGGATGAGGAGGATCCTGACGAGTACTAAAGCTTCGCCGTCAAAGCCAATGAGCTCATTGGTCTTCTTCATTTAGTTATTAATGCTTTGTGTTGCTGTGGTAATCTGTTGTGTCATTATTCAGCTGCGTGTTGCATTTTCGTGATGTTCGAGTCACTTAATTGTTTCATCTTCTGTTTGTGTGAATTTCATTCTTAGAACAGGGCATGGCTTGTGCCGAATCGCAGCAACTCTTTTGTATCAAATTGATGTGCGCTGTGATTTTTGGTACTTCGACCAACTAGCCCTCTTAAGTGCTTTCAGTTTGCAATCCAATTACTGTGCTATTTTATTTGTGCGTTTCAATTGGAAGAATTGCTGCTGCTGTCTCTTACCTGTGGCTTGTTTATGATACCCCATCCTTTTTAGCCCAGCCGGGTATGAAAATCTTCTAACCTTGAAAAGAATTCTtattaatgttttgaaaacacCTCAGTTTTTTGGATCGATGTTATTAAAGGTTATATATTATTGGGGTTAATGTTGTGGATGAATGGATTAAGTAAATTTTGGATCTTTTTTGATGCAGGGTTGCATCCTGTCCCATTAAATTGCTCCTTGCATAGTTGCTTCTTTGAAGAACAGGATCCCAACCTCATTTTTTCCAAACCATATCATCTGTGTCTGGTTTCTAACTCGCCAATTTACTGCATGTCTCCTTTCAGACTTAAAATAAAATGGCAATAGTGAAGTCTTTTATTCAGAAGCCAAAAACGGCTGGTGGGCTTGGGATTGGTTCGATTTTGGTTAGAAATAAAGCTCTTTTAATCATGTGGGTGGGTGTGGAGATACTTTCAAAATAAGAATTCTCTATGGGAAAAATTGCTTCAAGAAAAATATAGTTTATATCAAGATCAATTGGCTTCCATGTGTTCTTGTTTTGAAAGACATAGCTTCTTGTTGTAAGATGAGATcctatttcaagaaaattagcGGCAGATGGGTTGAATTATTGTGTTGCTAATGATGAAGGCGTTAAGTCTAGGGTTGATTTTTTTGATTGGTACTAAGAATAAGCCACTGAAATTATTACTTCTGAGGGTTTTATCTGTTTTTCCTTCATAAAAATTCCTTAGTTAAATCAGTTGGTTATTGGGATGGTTTTTGATGGATGTGAAACTTGAATAGGAGATATCTATTCAATTGGGAACAAGAGATGTTGAGCTGGCTCTCTCATGCTTCTTTGGCCATAAAGATTTGGTCTAATAATAGTTGGTTTGGACTAACAGATAGTATTTTGTCAGTAAGTCTTTCTGCCTTCAATCTGatttaacttttttcttttacagGTGATTCTAAAATAGTGGATTTTCTTCTTCGGACTATCGCCCTTGCGCGATCTTTCGCCGCTTGTGTTCTCGATTTCAACATAAATGATAAATCGCAGGTGGAGACATGAATTTCCCTCTTTCACCGTAAAAATGTGGTTGAGTTATATCCCCTCTGAAGgtacaaatttttatttggtTGGGTATGCTTGATTAGGATTCATGCTAAAGCTAATCTCTTAAAAGAGGAGTTTAATGGTCTGTGGACAGTTTGTGCCCCTTGTGCATGCTGACTCCTGAAAGTTTGAATCATCTCTTCCTATTGTGTTCATTCTATAGATGGTGGGGGGTGGGTTTGGTAGGGTTGATAATTGTTTGGTTTGGATTTGGTTTTagtttttgtcaaaatcataaccaaatcaaacttaagctactaaaaacaaaatcaaaccattactcattagttttaaaaataaaaaattataatcaaactattcaatttcagttttaatcatgagttttttaatttgatccataccaacaaataaagacaaattttCTAAGGAAAGAAGGAAGACGGGGCATCTCTTGccagatttttttaaaaatatttaattagttatttttattaataattgtttgattgataaaaatgaaataatttaagattatgttttatttttatttgttaattattttataaatgttaaatattttatatatttgtaatgcattacttaaaatacttataaaaaaatgcattagtcaatatatatattatgttacatatataatatattaaataaataaatatatattatatatatagtcggTTTGGTTTAGTTCGATTACCTacacatttagtttgatttgATTCGAGTTTTGGTTTAGATTTAATGAAAACTATAACCAAATCATACCTATTGAAACattgttcaattttttctcaaattaaattattatctaatcaaacgatttttaacaaTATTGACCGATTCAGTTTTGGTTCGATTCTTTAAGATTCGGTTGCAATTGGCATCCCTAGTTTTGGGTGTGTCCTGGAAGGTTTTTGCAGTTGGTAAATTCCTtagagaatttttgaattgtctGACCTTTGTTAGATTATCTCTTTGGACACCCACTCCTTATCTCTTATTCGTCTTAAACATTGGGATCCTAGACCAAATGTTAGGGTGTTCCCTCCTTCAGATGGGATTCTAAAATGGAAGAGCTTCTAAGGGAAAACCTGGCATTGGACTATAATTATTACTCGTCTTATGAGTCTCTTCGGTTacaattattatacaaaattgtCTTGATTATAATAACCGTCTTGAACTAATGTAGttgaattcttttttctttgttgcttttggcttgttataattattatataaaaatcattAGTTCTTCAACTCCTttctgtgtgtatgtattttaatgtatcatttcattgttttttaatttattttttcaaaactgaaaaaattaGGCATTGTTTGGCCGGCCGGCCGGCAAGCCGACCCCCTTGAGGATTGGCATGGGTAGGGTGCCCATCTGGCATCCCTAATATCCCATCACAACAAAATGTTACTTGTATTGAGAGGAGCATATAAGAATTGTGAGTTTGGCTTATGATTAGTTCAAGAGAAATTACGATTttctagtattttatttttgaattgtgAGGTTACAATTTATTTTGTTCCTTAATTAGTCATAGGCGCTAATGTTTCTTGGCTCACTCCCTAACTCTTATATGAGAGTTTAGTTGATTCATTGACTGATAAAAATAATAGGATGATGACCAAGGATCAAGCACTAGCAAAATTGGTGTCTAAGCAAATCCAGAGGAAAACTAATATGGAGGATAGCCACTAGCAGGGGTGGGTGGATCTGAAATCAATGTAGGCTTACATCTGAAGTCAACACTTTGGATGACATTTAGTGTAACAATCAAGATGAATTGCTAGAAGTGGAAAGGCAAAAGGCAACCTAAAGGCTGAAGAGAATGACAATTAGTGTGATCTTGTGGTGCAgtgatgggggggggggggggggggggggggaggtccATGTAGTCAGGAAGCTAATGATACATCTTATGATTGGTGTTTAGATTCTTATTGAGTTACTTGTGTATACACTAGTAAACATATTATTCCGATAGTGAATTGTTAGGATCAATTGTTATAGCGCCGTGTTGATGTAaaacacttataaaaaaaaaaaaacaggatTAATTCTCCCAGCATAAACTTTTGACGTCTAAGGTAATAGAATAAATGAGTAATAAATGTTTTGCAAGCACAATAAAGTCTATTGGTTTATCTGTTGTCGGAGGAGATGGGAGTCGTGGAGGTCGGAGGCGAAGGTTGGACGATGGACGGCGAAGAAGCTTGCGTCCCTTCACAGCCAGGTATTGAAGACCAGGGAGGAGGATGATTCTAATCTCGTTGAGGACATCGCCGACCGTTTCAGCGCAAGGTTAAGGTCACTGGTCATCACCACCATTAGGCTGCTTCGCGGGTCGATGCCCTGCTTTTCTCGACGCCGATCTTGCCGGCGTCGACTCTCGGCGACAAGACGACCATCAAGAATGTCCATTGAACAAATCGGTCGATTGGTGGTTTATTGgtcgaatattattattattattattattattttgctcCCAGGTTGaacattaattttgaaaattatatataaaatatgaaattaattagttttaatcCCAAAtacactttttttattttataatttagattataaaatgttttaaataccCATACTAATATAGTGATGAATTTGTTATCCAATTACTCTCGTTTTAATAACTATTCCTTTTGGGAATTATTACAATACGCTTTCTATACCGTGGTCATGGTGCAGTGTTTAAAACGGGAAAGGGgtgtataaataaaatatgcttCGAGAGTGGTTGTGGTGCACTTCAATGGGGAAAGGCAGGTGTAGCGTCAAGATCAGATAATCAACATATATACCACAAAAAACATGCAGTGTAAGTTAAGGAGCCTTTGGATGGTTGTGTTTAGAATTTGTGATTTTTGAGAATGGtcttgaaaatatttgattttttgtaattttatatttaattaattttaaacattcttatttttaaaattttatattcttgtatttgatttaaatacaacattcttgaaaattttagttattttttaaaattactcttatttaattttttatttaaaaataatatttttttaatatataaaatattaagattcacaatctcttttaaaataaaaaaatcaaaaaaacattattttttacacattatatatatatacttacacaaAAGTTATGAGAAAAGAGTTATGAGATTATAAGAggataagaaatattttaaatttttttttattaaaactttccctaatctataaaaattcaagattctcaatctctcataattttttttaaaaaaatttaattaaaaataaaatttatgaatattattttttcatttttttaaaaaaaaattatactaaacataaaaatataaattttcaacctaacattttcaaaaatctaaaaacttCTCCTGCAGGATAAGGTTTCTTAGAATAGCCCTGGATTCTCACCTTGGTCGATTTCCGTTTTAGGTTGTTGGTTTCGTTGAAAAAACTTCATCAGTAATCTTTTAATAAGAAGTAActtcaaagaaagaaaggcaTTTATCGTTTTTCTAGTCGTGATATATACGACGAGGAGGAGGCGGAATCAATGGATGGTGAAGGAGACGGATGGTTTTGATTTAGGGAAGGAAGAAATTTATGAGACTTGGAATGTGTCCATACCATCACTCGTCCGTTCCGTCGAGGGCACGATTTTGCCGTATGGAAATTGTATTTGTATGTGCAGATCCATGCTTTGTTTAGGTGTACTTACAAAAGAGCAAGAGAGTTCCAACTTGTATAATAGACTGTACAACAGCAAATAGATCGCAACTTCTCATGTCTTCACATGCCCCTGGGATCGATCTTAGCTGAGAAGGAAAACCAGTACGTGGCTACCATCTAACCTCCTAAGTCctaacacaaacaaaaactaTCAACCTTCGGCTGTGTTACGCACCGTCTCTCTCTCCATAAATGGTGCAGTTCCCTGCCCAAAATCGAAACAGAGGAAAATAAAGTTTGGTTAGCACaatgaatgatgaaaaaaatcaaTCGAGGTTCGGTTGGAATACAAGATCCTTGGAATCCGTGTTTcgttataataataaaattaacagcATATTGGAATACAAATTCTTGAAATTCTCTAGTGGCTAGTTGGTAAATACTAGATAAATAGCGATTTCTGGTAGCAATAGAAGTAGAAGCATCGATTTAAGAAGGAGCAACcggagagaagagaggagagaaacAATTAAGCATGTGTAGGGTTATTGACCGCTGGTTTTCGATCCTAGTTGATTATAGTTCTGGGggataacaaaaataaatctcaGCAACACGGACTGATTCTTAAAAACGATGACGAGTCGAGTGAATTCTGGTTCAGATGTTTATTAACAACTGCAGCGAAGATGCCGCCAGAAATTTCTCGTGCATCcaggaaaagaaaatatcacACAAGAAGGCAAATAGATAGGGACGAACCTTGATTGGTTCAGCAGACATTCTTGACGGTCGTCTTGCCGCCGAGAGGCGACGCCGGCAAGATCGGCCTCGAGAACAGCACGACATCGACGCGCGAAGCCAGATGGTGAGGATGACCAGCGATCTTATCCTTGGCGCTGAAATGTTCGGCGATGTCCTCACCAAGGTGAGAATCTTCCTCCCTGATCTTCAGTACCTGGCTGTGAACGGACGCAATCTTCTTTGCCGTCCACCGCCCAACCTTCGCCACCGACCTCGGCGATTCCATCTCCTCCGACGACGCAGCACTCTCTTGATCCACCTCCATCTCCGTCGGACACACCTTCCCTTC from Diospyros lotus cultivar Yz01 chromosome 6, ASM1463336v1, whole genome shotgun sequence encodes:
- the LOC127804311 gene encoding tubulin alpha chain-like; amino-acid sequence: MRECISIHIGQAGIQVGNACWELYCLEHGIHPDGQMPGDKTVGGGDDAFNTFFSETGAGKHVPRAVFVDLEPTVIDEVRTGTYRQLFHPEQLISGKEDAANNFARGHYTIGKEIVDLCLDRIRKLADNCTGLQGFLVFHAVGGGTGSGLGSLLLERLSVDYGKKSKLGFTVYPSPQISTSVVEPYNSVLSTHSLLEHTDVAVLLDNEAIYDICRRSLDIERPTYTNLNRLVSQVISSLTASLRFDGALNVDVNEFQTNLVPYPRIHFMLSSYAPVISAEKAYHEQLSVAEITNSAFEPASMMVKCDPRHGKYMACCLMYRGDVVPKDVNAAVATIKTKRTIQFVDWCPTGFKCGINYQPPTVVPGGDLAKVQRAVCMISNSTSVAEVFSRIDHKFDLMYAKRAFVHWYVGEGMEEGEFSEAREDLAALEKDYEEVGAESGEGDEEDPDEY
- the LOC127804313 gene encoding uncharacterized protein LOC127804313, yielding MIVKRNDSEIQGNSGSGIRESKGFSLVKESVAEINLSEGKVCPTEMEVDQESAASSEEMESPRSVAKVGRWTAKKIASVHSQVLKIREEDSHLGEDIAEHFSAKDKIAGHPHHLASRVDVVLFSRPILPASPLGGKTTVKNVC